A stretch of the Candidatus Bandiella numerosa genome encodes the following:
- a CDS encoding ABC transporter permease has translation MKNDSLFRKAVIINTILWLFITTIAPNLLIILISFTKRDPEQLINFSLTLENFSQALSPLFLKVYFNSLKIGIISVALCLIFGYAYAFIMYREKNKFIKYFLLIAIIIPFWTSSLIRTYSIIFILKLNGFLNQLLLAIGLIDSPLNMLYSNGAVIFGFVYTLIPFMIIPIFLSLRKIEYSLIESAKDLGASSTDIFLKIILPLSSTGVISGCSMVLLSSLGMFYLSDLLGGSKTVMIGNLIKDQILLNNNWNLASAISVILYLIVIFGIIFQRENYKINFHVSK, from the coding sequence ATGAAGAACGATAGCCTTTTTAGAAAAGCAGTCATTATAAACACAATATTATGGCTTTTTATAACCACTATTGCACCAAATCTACTAATAATTCTAATTAGTTTTACAAAAAGAGATCCAGAACAATTAATAAATTTTAGCCTCACCTTAGAAAATTTTTCTCAAGCCCTTTCGCCACTTTTTTTAAAAGTTTATTTTAATTCACTAAAAATTGGAATAATCAGTGTAGCACTATGTCTAATATTTGGATATGCCTATGCATTTATAATGTATAGAGAAAAAAATAAATTTATAAAATATTTTTTACTTATTGCAATAATAATTCCATTTTGGACTAGCTCATTGATTAGAACTTATTCAATAATTTTTATTCTAAAATTGAATGGCTTTTTAAATCAACTCTTATTAGCAATTGGATTAATAGATTCACCCCTTAATATGCTTTATAGCAACGGTGCTGTAATCTTTGGCTTCGTATATACTTTAATACCATTCATGATAATACCAATATTCTTATCTCTAAGAAAAATTGAATATTCATTAATTGAATCTGCAAAAGATTTAGGTGCCTCTTCAACTGACATTTTTTTAAAAATCATACTACCTTTGAGTAGCACTGGAGTTATATCAGGTTGTTCTATGGTATTACTTTCATCGCTTGGGATGTTTTACCTATCAGATTTATTAGGTGGCTCAAAAACTGTTATGATAGGCAATTTAATTAAGGATCAAATACTACTTAATAACAATTGGAACTTAGCTAGCGCTATTAGTGTTATACTTTATTTGATAGTTATTTTTGGAATTATATTTCAAAGAGAGAATTATAAAATTAATTTTCATGTAAGTAAATAA
- the ruvB gene encoding Holliday junction branch migration DNA helicase RuvB, whose protein sequence is MEIKGSEIIRDKVNIDDINEVSIRPSKLEEFIGQEKIIQNLKVFIGAAQFRNESLDHVLFHGPPGLGKTTLAQIIAKEVNSNIKITSGPMLSKTRDLAAVLTNLEENDILFIDEIHRMASSVEEVLYPAMEDFYIDLIIGDGPAARTVKINLPKFTLVGATTRLGLLTNPLRDRFGITFKLDFYTITELEHVIKRAAMIFNIKISQEAAEKVSRCSRGTPRIAVKLLKRIRDYANYNKTDFIDIGLVESSLEQLHIDSIGLDNLDYKYIHFIINNYNGGPVGIDTIAAGLSEEKDTIEDTIEPYLLQIGFINRTPRGRIITNSCAKHIGAIISNKDLELTL, encoded by the coding sequence ATGGAAATTAAAGGCAGCGAAATTATACGAGATAAAGTAAATATAGATGACATCAATGAAGTAAGTATTAGACCTAGCAAATTAGAAGAATTCATTGGGCAAGAGAAAATAATTCAAAATCTAAAGGTATTTATAGGTGCCGCACAGTTTAGAAATGAATCTTTAGATCATGTATTATTTCATGGGCCACCTGGGCTTGGAAAAACAACTTTAGCTCAAATCATAGCCAAAGAAGTAAACTCTAACATAAAAATTACATCAGGACCTATGCTAAGCAAAACTAGAGATTTAGCTGCAGTTTTAACAAATCTTGAGGAAAACGACATACTCTTTATTGATGAAATTCATAGAATGGCCTCTTCTGTTGAAGAAGTTCTTTATCCTGCTATGGAGGATTTTTATATAGATTTAATAATTGGAGATGGACCAGCTGCACGAACTGTCAAAATCAATTTGCCAAAATTTACTTTAGTGGGGGCAACAACTAGGTTAGGATTATTAACTAACCCTCTAAGAGATAGATTTGGCATAACATTTAAGCTAGATTTTTATACCATCACTGAACTTGAACATGTTATTAAAAGAGCTGCAATGATTTTTAACATAAAAATTTCTCAAGAAGCTGCAGAAAAAGTATCTAGATGTTCTAGAGGTACTCCAAGGATTGCAGTAAAATTATTAAAAAGAATACGGGACTATGCCAATTATAATAAAACCGATTTTATAGATATTGGTTTAGTCGAATCATCATTAGAGCAACTGCACATTGATTCTATAGGATTGGATAACTTAGATTATAAATATATACATTTCATAATAAATAATTATAACGGTGGACCGGTCGGAATAGATACCATAGCAGCAGGATTATCAGAAGAAAAAGATACAATCGAAGATACAATAGAGCCTTATCTACTCCAAATTGGATTCATTAATAGAACTCCAAGAGGTAGGATAATAACAAATTCATGCGCAAAACACATAGGAGCTATTATTAGCAACAAAGATTTGGAGTTAACATTATAA
- a CDS encoding AAA family ATPase — protein sequence MAYLTNGARPLKIALGTDNFKEMVTQYDVYVDKTLFIKEVLDSSEKTMLITHPRRWGKTLNLNMLKLFLEPETEECKKTYWTGNNYLSNLWELGRSYWGEKKVACNKDIFLGNKLAISSVDNGHYMKYQGKHPVIFITLKDITGDTIEEITNTLKIEVKTLYRDFRYILDSNELHEDERKDFNKYIDIDYDDKKITLENSIKFLCELLHKYHGNKEGEEVYILVDEVDKPVNAFLEKNLGKKQDLEQSKLVTEISKLISQTLCSPLAKTNKHVKTLILTGIFDTIHREAGSGCNNISPYGISDTKFSKNFGFSEGEVKKLISQFSFENNEDIFHKITSWYDGYYIPVDKGIYSRAYTPWAVMKYLNAAYSNSDLVPQNYWTKSGASTILQRLFTKEKCLNSTLSLKLLELSDKATFRLKFDNKISLFKYDWYIGADHEEFFSYLLLNSGYLTMKKDGDEFIFSIPNAELLEEFKSVISKNDEDCSVIFGNLAKPNYLINPNYVKALSLIK from the coding sequence ATGGCTTATTTAACAAATGGGGCTCGGCCTTTAAAAATTGCTTTAGGAACTGATAACTTTAAAGAGATGGTTACACAATACGATGTGTACGTTGATAAAACTCTGTTTATCAAAGAAGTATTAGATAGTAGTGAAAAGACAATGCTTATTACTCATCCTAGAAGATGGGGTAAGACATTAAATCTTAATATGCTAAAATTATTTTTAGAGCCTGAAACAGAGGAATGTAAAAAAACTTATTGGACAGGGAATAATTATTTATCAAATCTTTGGGAGCTAGGCAGGAGTTATTGGGGTGAAAAAAAAGTGGCTTGTAATAAAGATATATTTTTAGGTAACAAACTTGCAATATCCAGTGTAGATAATGGTCATTATATGAAGTATCAAGGAAAACATCCAGTGATATTCATAACCCTAAAAGATATAACTGGAGATACAATTGAAGAAATAACAAATACGTTAAAGATAGAGGTTAAAACTTTATATAGGGACTTTAGATATATTTTAGATAGTAATGAATTGCATGAGGATGAAAGGAAAGATTTTAACAAATACATAGATATTGATTATGATGATAAAAAGATTACTCTAGAAAATAGTATAAAGTTTTTATGTGAATTATTGCATAAGTATCATGGAAATAAGGAAGGAGAAGAGGTATATATATTGGTGGATGAGGTTGATAAACCAGTTAATGCTTTTTTAGAAAAAAATCTAGGTAAAAAGCAGGATCTAGAACAAAGTAAGTTAGTAACAGAAATTTCCAAGCTTATTTCCCAGACGCTATGCTCGCCCTTAGCTAAAACCAATAAGCACGTAAAAACTCTAATACTTACAGGAATATTTGACACAATTCATAGAGAAGCTGGTTCTGGTTGTAACAATATCTCACCATATGGAATTTCCGATACAAAATTTAGTAAGAATTTTGGTTTTTCAGAGGGGGAGGTGAAAAAATTAATTAGTCAATTTTCTTTTGAAAATAATGAAGATATTTTTCACAAAATTACAAGTTGGTATGATGGGTATTATATTCCTGTAGATAAAGGAATTTATAGTCGTGCATACACACCGTGGGCTGTTATGAAGTATCTAAATGCTGCATATTCAAATAGTGATTTGGTCCCACAAAATTACTGGACAAAAAGTGGGGCAAGCACAATTTTACAACGTTTATTTACTAAAGAGAAATGTTTAAATAGTACATTAAGTCTCAAATTGTTAGAGTTATCAGATAAAGCAACTTTCAGATTAAAGTTTGATAATAAAATTTCGTTATTTAAGTATGATTGGTATATAGGTGCTGATCATGAGGAGTTTTTTTCATACTTGTTATTAAATTCTGGTTATTTAACGATGAAAAAAGACGGTGATGAATTTATATTTTCTATACCTAATGCAGAATTATTAGAGGAATTTAAAAGTGTAATTTCAAAAAATGATGAGGATTGTAGCGTAATATTTGGCAACCTAGCGAAGCCTAATTACCTGATAAATCCCAATTATGTAAAGGCTCTTTCTTTGATTAAATAA
- a CDS encoding sigma-54-dependent transcriptional regulator — protein sequence MRLLIIGDLKGHMINAAKLAKEQNAKILHAIDFNSAMITLRSGKNIELIMIDSEMSIKELKSALENEHFSIPIVSCGLSNNPKRAAESIKEGAIEYILLPPNKDVIATLFSIISNNSESEEEIICFSQKMAKVISIAKQIAPSIANVLISGQSGVGKEVIAKLIHKHSKNFINELVSINCAAIPENLLESEMFGHEKGAFTGAVERRIGKFEQANNSTLFLDEISEMDLRLQAKLLRAVQEREIFRVGGNEPVKLNIRIIATTNRNLISEVKKGNFREDLFYRLNVIHLEVPKLADRIEDIKPLAEYFLKKYCKINNLDLKTFDESALQKLKLHSWSGNVRELENTIHRAVLTCANVKIEDRHILLIDVSDEGDIESLEITEKRAIDRAMSKYDKNYDLIAKVLGISISTLQTKLKQYYEISLND from the coding sequence ATGCGTTTATTAATAATAGGGGATTTAAAAGGGCACATGATCAATGCTGCCAAATTAGCTAAAGAGCAAAATGCTAAGATTTTGCATGCTATAGATTTTAATTCAGCTATGATAACACTGAGGAGTGGGAAGAATATTGAGTTAATAATGATTGATTCTGAAATGAGCATCAAAGAATTAAAATCTGCACTTGAAAATGAACATTTTTCAATTCCCATTGTTTCTTGTGGCCTTTCTAATAACCCTAAAAGAGCTGCTGAAAGTATAAAGGAAGGCGCGATTGAATACATATTGCTTCCACCGAATAAAGATGTGATAGCTACTCTATTTTCAATAATATCAAATAATTCAGAGAGTGAAGAAGAGATAATTTGTTTTTCGCAAAAAATGGCAAAAGTTATCTCAATCGCTAAGCAAATAGCTCCATCAATTGCTAATGTTTTGATTTCAGGTCAGTCTGGAGTTGGTAAGGAGGTAATTGCAAAATTGATACATAAGCACAGCAAAAATTTTATAAATGAATTGGTGTCTATAAATTGTGCTGCAATTCCGGAAAATTTGTTGGAATCAGAAATGTTTGGACATGAAAAAGGTGCGTTTACTGGAGCAGTAGAAAGAAGAATTGGAAAATTTGAGCAGGCAAATAATAGTACGCTTTTTCTAGATGAAATTAGTGAAATGGATTTAAGGTTACAGGCTAAATTACTTAGGGCTGTGCAGGAAAGAGAAATATTTAGAGTTGGTGGGAATGAACCGGTTAAACTTAATATTAGAATTATAGCTACAACTAATCGCAATTTGATTTCAGAAGTCAAAAAAGGCAATTTCAGAGAAGATTTATTTTATAGATTGAATGTTATACATTTAGAGGTGCCGAAACTAGCTGATAGGATTGAGGATATAAAACCTTTAGCGGAATATTTCCTAAAAAAATATTGTAAAATAAATAATTTAGATCTTAAAACTTTCGATGAATCTGCTTTGCAAAAACTAAAATTACATTCATGGTCAGGTAATGTTAGAGAACTTGAAAATACCATTCACAGAGCTGTATTGACTTGTGCTAATGTTAAAATTGAAGATAGACATATATTGTTGATAGATGTTTCTGATGAGGGTGATATTGAATCCTTAGAGATAACTGAAAAAAGAGCTATAGATAGGGCTATGTCTAAATATGATAAAAACTATGATTTAATTGCTAAAGTTCTAGGCATATCTATTAGTACATTACAAACCAAATTAAAACAATATTACGAAATTAGTCTAAATGACTAA
- a CDS encoding bifunctional riboflavin kinase/FAD synthetase has product MIVHNCNINSNISFNDLILAIGNFDGVHLGHQKIINRCIDLAKKHNFTPAILTFHPHPSQFINGDGKKKLIYNNVQKISLIRDLNIAHLFILEFNNQVINIPHDKFVEDILIKMFKVKGVISGYNFFFGKNRLGNTDFLKTTSKQYGFIYNVVDKFDKDFIEVSSSKIRNLLSSGMIETANKILGRRYFITGNVIYGKKLARTLGFQTANIKLDQNYVYPLNGVYLVKVIIDDMQHTSYFGVANIGIKPTVLNDKTITLETHIFEFNDDIYGKNITIEFISFLRPERNLKNLDKLKNQIKKDISDAKYIIMQNARTS; this is encoded by the coding sequence ATGATTGTTCATAACTGTAATATCAATTCAAATATAAGTTTTAATGACTTAATTTTAGCAATTGGAAATTTTGATGGTGTGCACCTTGGACATCAAAAAATAATCAATCGATGCATCGATTTGGCCAAAAAACATAATTTCACTCCTGCCATACTCACATTTCATCCTCATCCTAGCCAATTCATAAACGGAGATGGGAAGAAAAAACTTATATATAATAACGTACAAAAAATTTCCTTAATTAGAGATTTAAATATCGCTCACTTATTTATTTTAGAATTCAATAATCAAGTTATTAATATACCTCATGATAAATTTGTGGAAGACATTTTAATTAAGATGTTCAAAGTTAAAGGTGTTATAAGTGGTTATAATTTTTTCTTTGGTAAAAATAGATTAGGCAATACTGATTTTTTAAAAACCACTTCAAAACAATATGGATTCATATACAACGTTGTGGATAAGTTTGATAAAGATTTTATTGAGGTTTCCTCCTCCAAAATAAGAAATTTGCTATCAAGTGGTATGATTGAAACTGCTAATAAAATTTTGGGGCGAAGGTATTTTATCACAGGAAATGTCATTTATGGCAAAAAATTAGCAAGAACCTTAGGATTTCAAACAGCAAATATCAAACTAGACCAAAATTATGTTTACCCACTAAACGGAGTATATTTAGTAAAAGTTATAATAGATGATATGCAACATACTAGTTACTTTGGAGTTGCAAATATTGGAATAAAACCAACGGTTTTAAATGATAAAACAATTACTTTAGAGACACACATATTTGAATTTAATGATGATATTTATGGAAAAAATATTACGATAGAATTTATAAGCTTCCTTCGCCCTGAGCGAAACCTAAAAAACCTTGATAAACTTAAAAATCAAATCAAAAAGGATATTAGTGATGCTAAATATATTATAATGCAAAATGCCAGAACTTCCTGA
- the rpmG gene encoding 50S ribosomal protein L33, translating into MAKKNTVLVKLVSSEGSGYYFVKKRNPKQLKEKLTFKKYDPVLRKHVIFNEKKLTS; encoded by the coding sequence ATGGCTAAGAAAAATACAGTTTTAGTGAAATTAGTTAGTAGTGAAGGAAGCGGATATTATTTCGTTAAGAAAAGAAATCCAAAGCAACTTAAAGAGAAGTTAACTTTTAAGAAATATGACCCAGTATTAAGAAAACACGTAATATTTAACGAGAAAAAGCTAACCAGTTAA
- a CDS encoding ABC transporter ATP-binding protein, with translation MTLISLKDITKSYLFDKEHYQVLKGINLEIQQGEFLSIVGPSGSGKSTLLKIMGLLDIPTSGSIKIDKMDCSKIGENKQTILRRDFIGFIFQSYNLLPDFTALENVVLPQNIMGISTKKAIAQAKKLFDELNIGNKLHSYPNQLSGGEQQRIAIARSLINKPKLILADEPTGNLDTENKNNIAKILEKISKEHKITTVVVTHDMNIAKNADKIYCLNDGKLEIQK, from the coding sequence GTGACTTTAATATCTTTAAAGGATATAACCAAGAGCTATTTATTTGACAAAGAGCATTATCAAGTATTAAAGGGTATTAACCTGGAAATTCAACAGGGTGAGTTTTTATCCATAGTTGGACCATCCGGCTCTGGCAAAAGTACTCTACTAAAGATTATGGGATTACTTGATATTCCAACCAGTGGTTCAATCAAGATTGATAAAATGGATTGCAGCAAGATTGGTGAAAATAAACAAACTATTTTGCGGAGAGATTTTATTGGTTTTATATTCCAGTCCTACAATTTATTACCAGATTTCACAGCTTTGGAAAACGTGGTTTTACCCCAAAATATTATGGGAATTTCCACGAAAAAAGCTATTGCTCAAGCGAAAAAATTATTTGACGAACTCAATATAGGAAATAAATTACACAGTTATCCAAATCAGCTATCAGGTGGTGAACAACAGAGAATCGCAATTGCAAGAAGCCTGATTAACAAACCAAAATTAATCTTAGCAGATGAACCAACTGGAAATTTAGATACTGAAAATAAAAATAATATAGCAAAAATATTGGAAAAAATATCAAAAGAGCATAAAATCACTACTGTAGTTGTCACACATGATATGAATATTGCAAAAAATGCTGATAAAATTTATTGTTTAAATGACGGAAAATTAGAGATTCAAAAATGA
- the mutM gene encoding bifunctional DNA-formamidopyrimidine glycosylase/DNA-(apurinic or apyrimidinic site) lyase, producing MPELPEVETVVCGLKKILPGKKIIKILRSHHNLRIPYPKNFSEELTGANILEVTRLAKYIIIHTDLQKSIIIHLGMSGRLLLQNITNLSPQKHDHVIFHLSDNKSLIYNDPRRFGLVTMIKTTDIEKYNLFKNLGIDPLSDQFNTQYLKAKIHNKNTLLKDFLMNSRNVVGIGNIYANEILYSAKLYPLKPVKTLTLKEIELIVICTKKILNDAINAGGSSLKDYIAPDGVLGNFQNSFKVYNKENQKCFYCNELIVKNYYHQRATYFCQNCQRN from the coding sequence ATGCCAGAACTTCCTGAAGTAGAAACTGTTGTTTGTGGATTAAAAAAAATTCTTCCAGGTAAGAAAATTATAAAAATATTGAGGAGTCACCATAATCTCAGAATACCCTACCCTAAAAATTTTTCCGAAGAACTCACTGGTGCAAATATATTAGAGGTAACAAGATTAGCAAAGTATATAATCATCCACACAGATTTACAAAAATCCATAATAATTCACTTAGGGATGTCTGGTAGATTATTATTACAAAATATTACTAATTTAAGCCCGCAAAAACATGATCATGTAATCTTTCACCTCTCTGATAACAAAAGCTTAATATATAATGACCCTAGAAGATTTGGCTTAGTTACTATGATTAAAACTACTGACATAGAAAAATACAATTTATTTAAAAATTTAGGAATTGACCCCCTCTCAGATCAATTTAATACACAGTACCTTAAAGCTAAAATTCATAATAAAAACACATTATTAAAAGATTTTTTGATGAATTCACGGAACGTAGTTGGAATTGGAAATATTTACGCAAATGAGATTTTATATTCAGCTAAGCTCTATCCTTTAAAACCAGTAAAAACTCTTACCTTAAAAGAAATTGAACTTATCGTTATATGTACTAAGAAAATTCTAAATGATGCAATAAATGCTGGTGGTTCCAGCTTAAAGGATTATATTGCACCAGATGGTGTGCTAGGAAATTTTCAAAATTCTTTCAAAGTGTATAATAAAGAAAATCAAAAATGCTTTTACTGCAATGAATTAATTGTGAAAAATTACTATCATCAAAGAGCAACATATTTTTGCCAAAATTGCCAACGGAATTAA
- the potA gene encoding spermidine/putrescine ABC transporter ATP-binding protein PotA: MKNNFPILNLKNIHKNYQGEEIIKNVNFSVNNGEFVAILGPSGCGKTTILRLIGGFEKPDSGSIFINNLEVNNISPSNRKVNTVFQSYALFPHMNVFDNIAFGLVVEGKSKDYIKNEVSQIAKKVGLEKFLLRTPDQLSGGQKQRVAIARAIIKKPHILLLDEPLSALDKKLRQKMQVELKKLQKNLGITFIFVTHDQEEALSVADKVIVMSDGKIEQIGTPRDVYETPSNLFVAQFVGEINVFDAEITKVSNNKITLYVENEVTYTTKSNENFKVGDKVKLLFRPEDLRTETIKDSKTLKNVFIGKIEDTTYKGATLDSSIVLKSGKKIKASEFFDEDDADFDYKIGENITVHWIDGWEVILKNEER; the protein is encoded by the coding sequence TTGAAAAATAATTTTCCAATTTTAAATCTCAAAAACATCCACAAAAACTACCAAGGAGAAGAGATAATTAAAAACGTTAATTTTTCAGTAAATAACGGTGAATTTGTAGCTATACTTGGACCATCTGGATGTGGCAAAACAACAATTCTAAGGTTAATAGGAGGGTTTGAAAAACCTGATTCAGGAAGTATTTTTATAAATAACCTAGAAGTTAATAACATTTCACCCTCAAATAGAAAAGTTAATACAGTTTTTCAAAGCTACGCCTTATTTCCTCATATGAACGTATTTGATAATATAGCGTTTGGTTTGGTAGTTGAAGGTAAATCCAAGGATTATATTAAAAATGAAGTTTCTCAAATTGCAAAAAAAGTTGGGTTGGAAAAATTTTTACTTAGAACTCCCGATCAATTATCCGGTGGGCAAAAGCAAAGAGTTGCAATTGCAAGAGCTATAATTAAAAAACCTCATATACTCTTGCTAGACGAACCTCTAAGCGCACTTGATAAAAAATTACGTCAAAAGATGCAAGTTGAGCTTAAAAAATTGCAAAAAAATCTAGGAATTACATTCATATTTGTAACTCATGACCAAGAGGAAGCACTATCTGTAGCAGATAAAGTTATAGTGATGAGCGATGGGAAAATTGAACAAATTGGCACTCCAAGAGATGTATATGAAACACCAAGCAACTTATTTGTTGCCCAATTTGTTGGTGAAATAAATGTTTTTGATGCAGAAATTACTAAAGTTTCTAACAATAAAATTACTCTTTATGTTGAAAACGAAGTTACCTACACGACAAAGAGTAATGAAAATTTCAAAGTAGGAGATAAAGTAAAACTCCTATTTAGGCCTGAAGATTTAAGAACTGAGACTATAAAAGATTCTAAAACCTTAAAAAATGTCTTTATTGGAAAAATTGAAGACACTACCTATAAAGGTGCGACACTTGATTCATCAATTGTCCTCAAGAGTGGAAAAAAAATAAAAGCTAGTGAATTTTTTGACGAAGATGACGCAGATTTTGATTACAAGATTGGAGAAAATATCACAGTTCATTGGATTGATGGTTGGGAGGTAATTTTGAAAAATGAAGAACGATAG
- a CDS encoding ABC transporter permease subunit has product MKNSLILGFLSATCASIVATIASFSFYKYTYFGRKIIYFFIQIMIMFPDIILGISLLLLFILFDFELGFYTLLISHITLALPFATITVFSGFRGLNKNIIEVGRDLGASDYDILKKLIIPIISPNIIAAFLIAFTLSLDDVLVSYFVSGPQYEILPLTIFSLARMGTKPEVNAICTLMLLISVFLIMLSQILLRKKDD; this is encoded by the coding sequence ATGAAAAATTCTTTAATTTTAGGATTTTTATCAGCAACGTGCGCATCAATCGTTGCAACAATTGCCTCATTTAGTTTTTATAAATATACATATTTTGGTCGCAAAATTATTTATTTTTTTATTCAAATAATGATCATGTTCCCGGACATTATCTTGGGAATAAGTCTGTTATTATTATTTATTTTGTTTGATTTTGAACTAGGTTTCTATACGTTGTTGATTTCTCATATAACATTAGCTTTACCCTTTGCCACAATCACTGTATTTTCTGGATTTAGGGGACTAAATAAAAATATCATTGAGGTAGGAAGAGATTTGGGAGCAAGTGACTATGATATTTTGAAAAAATTGATAATTCCAATTATTTCGCCAAATATAATTGCAGCCTTCTTAATTGCCTTTACATTATCGCTAGATGATGTGCTGGTTAGTTATTTTGTAAGTGGTCCACAATATGAAATTTTGCCACTAACAATATTTTCTTTAGCTAGAATGGGTACCAAGCCAGAAGTTAATGCAATATGCACTTTAATGTTGCTAATTTCTGTTTTTTTGATAATGTTATCACAAATTTTATTAAGGAAAAAAGATGATTAA
- a CDS encoding PotD/PotF family extracellular solute-binding protein gives MIRIVLFIVLFFNSILAFANKLYIYGWSNGIPDHIIAKFTKETGINVALSTFENNETMYAKLKLLGKRPSYDIVFPSTYFMQKMIKDNLLEELDKSQVPNFRNINKDALNLSFDPENKFSMPYSMYFTGIMYNSSFIKNKIDSWSDLFDPQYKNKVLLLDDVREVFHIGLNLLGYDVNTINEEEIKNAYIKLKSILPNINLFSAESTKKYFLSGDVIIGMQWNDDAYGALLEDKNLKFIYPKEGAIFSMDSFVILKNAKNKENAYKFINFIYRADIAKEIIENNGLSIPNMAAKTLLNPDLQNNKAIFPDSEVIKKSILHNDLGSNIDIYTKYWNMLKVED, from the coding sequence ATGATCCGGATTGTTTTATTTATAGTATTATTCTTTAATTCTATTTTGGCTTTTGCTAATAAATTATATATATATGGGTGGTCCAATGGGATTCCTGATCATATTATAGCAAAATTCACAAAAGAAACTGGCATTAATGTTGCACTTTCTACTTTCGAAAATAATGAAACTATGTATGCAAAATTAAAGTTACTAGGCAAACGACCTAGCTATGACATTGTGTTTCCCTCTACTTATTTCATGCAAAAAATGATTAAAGATAACTTGCTTGAGGAGCTGGATAAATCTCAAGTACCAAATTTTAGAAATATAAACAAAGATGCACTAAATTTAAGCTTTGATCCTGAAAATAAATTTAGCATGCCATATTCTATGTATTTTACAGGAATTATGTATAATAGCAGTTTTATAAAGAATAAGATTGATAGCTGGTCTGATTTATTTGATCCGCAATATAAGAATAAAGTTCTATTATTAGACGATGTTAGAGAGGTTTTTCATATAGGACTAAATCTATTAGGGTACGATGTTAATACTATAAATGAAGAAGAAATAAAAAATGCCTACATAAAGCTAAAGTCAATTCTTCCAAATATAAATCTTTTCTCAGCTGAATCTACAAAAAAATATTTTTTAAGTGGAGATGTTATAATAGGCATGCAGTGGAATGATGATGCCTATGGAGCACTATTAGAGGATAAAAATTTAAAATTTATCTATCCCAAAGAAGGAGCTATTTTTTCAATGGATAGTTTTGTAATATTAAAAAATGCTAAAAATAAAGAAAACGCCTATAAGTTTATAAATTTTATTTATAGGGCAGATATAGCAAAAGAGATAATAGAGAATAATGGTTTAAGTATACCAAATATGGCGGCTAAAACTTTGTTAAATCCTGATTTACAGAATAATAAAGCAATATTTCCTGATAGCGAAGTCATTAAAAAAAGTATATTGCATAATGACTTAGGTAGTAATATAGACATTTATACTAAGTATTGGAACATGTTAAAAGTTGAAGATTAA